tccgttatccagaaatccgtttacagaaaggccgtctcccataggctccattttatccaaataatccaaatttttcaaaataatttcctttttctgtgtaataataaaacagtagcttgtacttgatcccaactaagatataattaatccttattggaagcaaaagcagcctattgggtttatttaatgtttaactgattttctagtagactttggggcagatttatcaacggtcaaattgaaaatttcgaatttgttttttaagtgttttttatcTCCCtatttgaatttgacagttttgaccataaaaaaaacaaaaatcaaatttgattcgagtttttaaaaaaaaaattagaattagattttcaagatttctcatactctgaccctttaagaacttgaattcgactattcaccacttaaaacctgccgaattgctgtttaagtcaatgggagacattcaGGGATCAATTGTCAATtgatttgtttgcagccttcctgacattcaagttttttttttaggagaaaaaacttgaatggagtttttaaaattcaaatataatttcaGTTGATaacattcatccgagtttaaaatattagattttttttaatcaatttagattggtcgaatttctaatttatgggaagttaaggggagttttaaaaactcacatgaatttaaaatttgacctttgataaatgtgcctctcaatgtatgaagatccaaattacggaaagatccgatatccagaaagtttacCATGCTTGTCTTGTCCGTAATCCCATTGCCGTTCTGCACCGTCTGCTTCTTGTTTTGGTAAAAGGGATTCCTAAACTGTTGCCGGTGCAAATGATCATAAAATAGATCCCATCGCCATACAGTTACGGGAGTCGGTTTCCCTTCCTCCACACCCTTGTAATCTCCATTATACAGAATCCTGTCCTGCACAACATCTCTCCATCCATTGACAGGTGTGTATGTCTGGCTGTAGAATTGTCTCTGCTGGGCACAAAAGATCACATTGCTTAGCCATGCGGTAACTATGGAACATCAATGGTGCCAACCAATACAGCTCGGCACTACCTTGTCATAATCTCAGATGCACAATGGCTGCTCTTTATACTGACAGTTGTTATCGAAGGGatactgccatgatttttatggtgtagtttttatttctaaatgatactgcaaataattcactctacaatataaaacattATCCCTGAACcgacaagtatatatttttttagttgtaatattggtgtgtaggtgcatctcaggtcattttgcctggtcatgtgctttcagaaagagccagcactttaggatggaactgctttctggcaagctgttgtttctcctactcaaagtaactgaatgtgtctcagtgggacttggattttactattgagtgctgttcttagatctaccaggcagctgttatcttgtgttagggagctgctatctggataccttcccattgttctgttgttaagatggccatagatgcaaagatccgattgttcgaatcctcgaacaatcggacttccccatctcccgaccagcCACTAACCATACCGTTCCATTCAgtagtagtaaaagaacagatcagccgatgttctgcccctgacagcaatcgtacgaaagttatgtccgacaaagctgctgacagtctcccactgaaaatcgtatgatcgacaggcaatacatgcagagaaatctCGAATCCTCGAttggtacgatcggatctttgcttctatggccagctttaggctgctggtgggggagaagggagggggtgtcatatcacttcaacttgcagtacagcagtaaagagtgactaaagtttatcagagcacaagtcacatgactggaggcacctgggaaactgacaatatgtctagccccatgtcagatttcaaaattgaatataaaaaaatcagtttgctcttttgagaaatggatttcagtgcagaattctgctggagcagcactactaactgattttgaaaaaaaacatgttttcccatgacagtatccctgtaggACTTTGCTATTTACTGGTACAGCTGAAAATGCACAAAATTGAGCAAACAAATGCCatacattaagaggcacatttatcaagggtcgaattttaatattcatgtaagtttttttaactcacatgaatttgattttacttgaaattcaattagggggttatttattaaaaaaatcaaaaaaggaaaactcggatgaattttacCGATTTGAAAACTCCATCAAATTCGACtgaactcgatttgagttttttctccataaaaaacttgaatgtcaggaaggctacaaacatctccaaattggtcactggacctctcccattgacttatacatgaatttggcaggttgtaggtggcgaatagttgaattcgaattcttaaagggccagagtatgataaatctcaaaaatctaatttgattttttttttttttttttaaaaactcgaatcgaattgggaaaattccctagttgaatttgacagttttgatttaaaaaaaaaatgtgaattagaattttcaattcgacccttaataaacctgccccatagtgtttgcaCCTACACTATGTACTGGCACCTGCTGCCGGTTTTGTGTACCGAAAGTGCACCATTTAAGCTCTGCAAGAAATTTATTTTCTTGAAGTTGGTCGGCCAATAAGCAAATTGAATACCTGGCACCCCCGGATCCTCTCCCACTGGCAGTTGTACATGAAGCTGCTGCAGAAGGGATGGAAGGCGCTATCATGTAGAGCTAGCAGGTAGGACTCCGTAAACTCAAAGGCGTTTGGGAACTGCTGAATGAGCTGCCAGACGCAATCCAGAAAAAGCTGAAATACTGGCGACTGTAGAGAAAGGGAGATATCATTTAATCAACCTGGATCAATAAAAATGACAGTTGGGCAACATCCGGGGAGGCTGAGTCTGAAATCACATGATATGATCAACCTTGGGTTTGTAGCAGCCCAAGCAACACCATCTGCTCCTTTCATTCAAATGTCACTCACTTCATCCTTGTCCGTCTCCTTGAAAGGATTGATCCTTTGCAGGAAGGGGTGCCCTGCAGATAGCCACTCCTTCTGAACCAAGCTCTGGAACCCCGATATTGTACGAACAAAAGGGTCTGACATCAGCTGAACCAAAGAGGCCAACAGGCAGTTCAGGTCACGGTCCTCTGACTCTGTGTAAtagaataataaagaaaacatgaatcagaaaataagaaatataaatgacGTGGCTGGTATTCGGGTAGTTGGTGCCATGCTCTTAATTCTGCATTCTACAGTTTACCTTGAAGGACCACAGATCGTTTTCCCTCGCTGAGAAAACCAGAGACATCACTGGACTTCTTTAAGCAAAGCCTGAAGAAGAAACACAGGGCATTAGGTTATACGTGTTAATAATCCACAATGATTACATAGAAAAAGCTGGAGGCCGAGATGGGCAGGGTCATTCTGCACAACACGCATACAGCTCCCTGATAGGTTGAACCTGTATGCATGCTCAATTACCtttaccattaaagggatactgtcgggaaaaaaatgtttttttcaaaacacatcagttaatagtgctgctccagcagaattctgcactgaaatccatttctcaaaagagcaaacatatttttttatatttaattttgaaatctgacatggggctagacatattgtcagtttcccagctgcccccagtcatgtgacttgtgctttgataaaactttacaccccccccagcagcctaacaatagaacaatgggaaggtaaccagataacagctccctaacacaagatagctgcctggtagatataagaacaacactcaatagtaaaatccaggtcccactgagacacattcagttacattgagtaggagaaacaacagcctgccagaaagcagttccatcctaaagtgctggctctttctgaaagcacatgaccaggcaaaatgacctgagatgcacctacacaccaatattacaactataaaaaaatacacttgctggttcaggaataaaattttacatggtagagtcaattatttgctgtgtaaacagtgtcatttagaaataaaaacgacattgtaaaaataatgacagaatcccttaaatttGACCAAAGAAGAAGAAACTATGGATTACAATCAGGCACATGTTGGGGCCTGGGTTCTACCGTAACATGCACCTAGCTGTATTTTTATGGGCTTGTGGTGGATCAGTATTTTGTGGGGAAGAAACTCTATGGTATAGGATAAAATCCTGGTACAACTAGAATAATTACTTTGTACTTTTTTAACCTTGCCCCGTTAAGGGGTTTGTGCATCCAAATCAGAAGTATTtcctgaaaactactccgaccaaatccgcagactctttccccctatttatcaatacatttttccgatTTCCGAACAATTATATCAATGATCTGAGCAATAGCCATAGACCTTCACACCATTAGCAGATGGTTCCATCCCATTCATGGCTGAAATATTCTTGAGTTAGGCACAAGCAGATATTTGGCTGGGGAGCATCTGAAAGCACTTAACTTCTTGTAAATATTCTAACACAGCAAGGTTTTATTAGCACCAGGATTAGCTGTTCAACCTTATATTTGGGAATATTTACCGGACATGGTCCAGCCATCGAGTACCTTCCAAATTAGAGAGCCACTTCTCATCGGACACAGTAATTGAGGGATCTGGAAGCaacaaacataaatatatttgaagTTTGCACATTCCCTGCTGCCGAGATGGATAACCTTGCcttaattgtgtaaaaaaaaatcaaaggaagTTGGATTTTATTCGATTATCACTATATTCATGGACAGACGGGCCTGCAACAATTCCATTAGACAGCCAGTTGGGCCCAGCCAAGggcacttatatatataaatacaatatattattggtACCGTTTAAGCACAGGCTGCGCAGTTTCCCATAGGAGAGTTGGATATCTGAGACAGAAGGAAGTTCTTCATTCGTGTCCACAATCAGACACTGGGAATGGTTGGCAAACAGCAAGGACCGTATGGACCTGGGAACAGAGAATCTGCACGTTACCACGTTCTTATCCTCAAACTGCCACTACTATAGTCAGAAATAATTCACTTGATTTGCAAAAAAAGGGTGGACATGTTGGATGACTAAAACCATAGCTGCTGATGTAAGTAGtgaggaacatttatcaaaggtcgaattacgAATTTATGAgaattttttaaatctaataaactcgagtataagccgagtttttcagcccccaaaatatgctgaaaaactctacctctgcttatactcgggtcaagcgcaaaaacggtcatcGGCGTCTAAGAATAATCACCggtgcccaagaatagtcgccggcgtccaagaatagtctccaagaatattcgccggcatccaagaatggtcgccggcatccaaaaacgagacgccggcaactccaatgggagcagaaaccctcaattttttgattgaaacttaccagaagctgctgcatttctcaccctcggcttatactcgagtcaataagctttcccagtttttcgaggtaaaattaggtacctcagcttatactcgggacggcttatattcgagtatatacagtactcgaaattcaattgggggggttatgtaataagaaatcgaatatctaaaactcaaactaatattaccgacccaaaaactcgaaatcgaattcaaatcgaattcgactaagctcaaatcgagttttaaaaacggaaatgtcagaaaggctagtaacatgttcaaattggtccctggacctctcccattgacttatacatgaactcggcaggttttaggtgtcgaatagtcgaattcgaattttttaacttctgatgaagtgactgtCACAGTCAAGAAACGCGTTTAGGCGTGCACTCCCCTGCTCATACTCCATCCTTTGAATGCATCGCATCTTTGCTTTTAGAATGATCAAATAAATTTGTAGATTTAACCAAGACATCTGCTATGAGAGGCAAATCCTGCGCATTTAATCCGGTGATCTACAAGTGCGTCTTTCTTGGTGTGAATTTTTGAAAGGccagggtttgataaatctcaaaattcgaatcgagtttggattattcacaatttggatttgagagttttgaccattaaaaaacccttaaaaaaactGCCCCTTAGAGAATGACATCTAGACTGGACAAAACTAGACTGGGCAAATGGCATATCATGTTGGTTGGTCATTGAGAGGAGCCACTGCATCACCCTAGTCGCTAACTTACAAAGCTGGTGTTTCTGTTATGCCCAGACCATGCCTGCACCCCCATGATCCACCCCCACCAGGGTAAATAGGAGTCACAAAGAAGTTTTATTTCAATTCAAACCCTAGGGTTGGGTTTTCCTTACCTCATGTTTTCTTTATCAGGATCAGTATTGGTTTCGAATCCAGCCGATCTCAGCAAGTCACTTCCCCCACGGTGATGCCAGGACCACCTCTGTAATAGGGGGCAATACAATTATTAACTAGACCATACAATTGCCTCAGCCATGTCATAGAGGTGCATTTGTTAGTTTGCACCACATTGAGTAattcatagtaaccaatcagaagtttACTTTTATTAACCTTCCCCCAGCAGACCATGCTACATGGTAACTTCTGAGTGGTTGTATGGATACTGCACCTAACATGTTCTTTTAGGACAGTGGTTCCCAAATTATGGAGCTGGCACCCCTTGGCAGGGCTTGCAGGGGGTGAGGTGCTCATCTTGAAGGCCAATTCGGATGAGATTTATGGAGAAAACAaggccagaactaagggtaggcagaagaggcacatacctATGGTGCAATAGATGGGTACCCTTTCTccctgccttcccctagtttcaGCCAATGAAAAGACAGCGAAAATACACACATGTTGGCAGTTGTGTACGCTTGTTGTGTGTTCATGCTTCCAGGAGAAAAATGAACTGGTGGGTGCCGGGGTGCTTGTCTTGGATGTCCTGATCCTCAGTCCAAGCACTAAGAAAAAGCCAACTTGCTGTTTGTATTTACTCAATTATATCATCTTGAAACTATGGTTAAATGACAGTTAGACCAGTGTTTTCCTAAATTtctaaccttgttatgaattAAAGGGGATTCTGACCAAAGACTGGACCTCTAAGTGGGGAACTGATTTAGGcttatacatgtactgtatatagtgcagGTGAAAAATCTTCTCTTTGTTCAATATATGTAAAGGAAAGATATAAAAAAGACTCACAGGAACACGCCTCTGGTTGAAGTGAGCAAAGGTCTTCTTCAGGTCAATGTCCAGGAGCTTGCAGGGAACCACAATGTACTTGGATAAACTGAAAGCAGATGGGTCAGGGGGGGAGGGAAATTTGGTCAACACCTGTAAATGTCTTTCTCAGTATTCACAACTAGTCATTGTGTGGGTGTCCTCTGCTTATTACCTGGTGGAGGTGTCATATCTTTCATTGACGGGGCTCACTCTCCAGGCCGAGGCCCCAAGCCTGTCTATCTCATTCTCCCAGTCACTGTAAGACTCAAAAAACTTTGTGGTGAAGTCCATTGATGAACCATCCTGTTTGTTATCTGCAACCACAGTGCAACACGGCTGACACttactctagaccagtgatccccaaccagtagctcgtgagtaacatgttgctccccaaccccttggatgttgctcccagtggcctcaaagcaggtgattatttttgaatcccaggcttggaggcaagttttagttgtataaaaaccaggtgtactgccaaacagagtctcctgtaggctgccaatccatataggggctaccgaatagccaatcacaccccttatttggcaccacccaggaacatttttcatgcttgtgttgctccccaactctttttacatctgaatgttgctcatgggtgaaaaagtttggggactcctgctctagaCTTTAAGGCCTGCTGCCAGGCACTGACCTATTCTACATGCACAACGGCTTCCGTTTCACACATCTATGGGTCTATAGCTTTCATAATGTTTATCAAGAGAAAAAATTGCATAGAAGACAGAATCAACCACAAATTATTTAGacaatctttattttatttaaaggaaagttTGTAAAACCCTCCTATGACTTCACTTAGGCGAGTTAATGCACCCTGGTCTGAAGAGGGTACAGGCCCAGGTGTGTAGGTGCCCCTGAAAGTTATGCGACTACTGAActcaggcagcactgtattcatgggagaaATAATGGAGCATAAAGACCTATGGAGCTAAGGTCAGATTATGGTGCAAAAGACACAACATTTTGTACACTTTGAATCCTGCACATTGTAAATGATCTTTAATGGGCCGAGATGAAGAAATCAGCGCTGAGCACAATAAAAAGAACAGCCCATGTCCAGTTATGTGCATTTCTCACCTGGGTTCTGGAGGACGGTGCTGTTCCTCTTCTTCATTGTCAGACAgctcttctgctgatattggagGATGGCTTTTATGATCTACAAACCAGAGAAAGGTATAACAGTATGACCAAAAATCACCTTGTTTCTTACCAACATTTCCAGCGTAATAATGGGCCTAAGAAAAGCCTACAGGTCAATGGCCACCCAGTTGGTTATTCTGCAGTTTCATCTTAGGAGAATGCAATAAGCAGACTCATTTTAAGGGCAGAAAATATCCTATTTAACAGAAGAGTTTCCATAAAGGTGCATAAACTTTCCAAAATATGTTCTCTTTGTCGtgagtttttattaaagcagccCCCTCAAATCAAAACCTAAACCCTATGTATCAAGCTATGAAGGTTCACTTTCTGCTAATGATGCCAAAgtttaattgcactggtttggCACCTACATTGTGGTTTCTAAGGTGTTGCGCATTCTCAAATTCATTTTGCAAAACAAGAATTAACAGAACAGGACCCTCTTTATCACTATCACTAGGCAGGCAATATGGCAACACCTTCTAATGTATAAATTTAAATTGGACCTTGTACTTTACTCTCAGCTcaagggaaaataaatggaagCTAAACCTCACTATGCGCCTGTTCCAATTTCACTGATAAGTGGCCCCAATGTGGTGACACCCAGAGTGTTGTGCAATTAGTCCTTACTTTGTAAGCCTGTGTCTGGAGTCCATCGTTGCTGAAGAGAAAGCGCATGAGCCGGAATCCTTTATAGTATATCAGCAGCTCTTCAGGAATAAATTTCAGGTTGGACTGGGCTGTTACCACCTTCATTTTGGTCTGGCCGGCTACTGAAACCCCCAAAGCAAAAAATAACATTGGCTTTGTCATCGCATACAGTGAATTTACTCATTGCCACTTCTTCTCAGGGTCAGCTCATGAGCCGAGAACAAAAGGTCGGAGAGGTGTCTCCCAAAccacgagtagtgatgggcaaataaattcgccagacgcaaaATTATtagaacgcccattgactttaaagcattttgaccaaatagtctcgcgtataaaaattgtggcTCGCGGCAAAATgaacgtgcatcaaaattattttgacgcccaatgacttcaattTTACGCCGTTCCACGAATTACACAGTAAAttcagcacagattcgcccatcactaaccactagttaaaattataaaaatacctTATTGCCAAGCTTATGTTAAACACAGTTAACAGGTATCATTTGTGAGGCTTATCTCCCGGACTATGACATATAcaatcacctgacgcgtttcatgcctccttctggcacttcatcagaggtggagtcagCAAGTGCTCAATGCCTTATATACTGacattaattaaaaacaggcGATAAGCCTCACAAATGTTACCTGCTAACTGTGTTTTATATAAGATTAGCAATAaggtttttctgcatttttaactCATGGTTTGGGAGACACCTGGTCCACCTTATGTTCTCACAGATTGAAATAGAATTTGGCTGGAGTGGAGaccagacaatttgcaattggttttcattttttatcatttgtggtttttgagttgttttgctttttagtcaacagctctccagtttgcaattggtccaaattcccctagcgaccatcaggaccgccatcagaaatcgcagggccccatacgacaacatttcctgggccccctgggctgcacccacagcaaaccccacctacaggtctgccctccccacccccacaggtccgcccccaccacacagtaaaaaaactaaaaaaatattggttgctagggttcccacatgttaataaaaaataaaaagatattggtggtcagggccccccataaaaagcatttgtggccagggccccccattaaaaaatattggtggctaggaccccacatgagaaaagaaaaattggtggccagggcccctccccccacattatgagaaaattggtggccaagggccccttaaacgtccatgccttcctgaagtcagcagctctcagaaagatggggggaccggataatcaagtaagtgtggcgtgtcagtgtcccccttaccctcgggtcccctacaactctccccctgtccccccctgatggctgccctggcaaccatgcattgatttgaataagagactggaatatgaataggagagacctgaatagaaagctgaggaatacaaagtaacaataacaatacatttgtagctttacagagcatttgtttttaatatgggggtcagtgacccccatttgaaagctggaaagggtcagtggaagaaggcaaataattaaaaacgataaaaaatgaagaccaattaaatagGCACAATAGTGAACATGCCACTTTGTCCCAGTGTTTAAACGTAATGGGATCAGAACTTGAAAATTCAGGACTCACAATAACATGTTGGCACGTTGAGGTTATCAGTGTTGTTGTGACTCTGCTTGTTACCCTCACACTTTCCTAAATTGCTGTCTGCTCACCTGCCACAATCCTGTCGACACTCGGCAGAGCCATGTCATTGTCATTGTCAAATAGAACCTCAGCAGGAGGATCCTGAAATAGGAAATAGAGAAACGTGGGAGATGTAGTTATACCTGCAGAGCAAGAGAAACTGTGGGAGTTGTATGAAGCGACATGGGCCCGGCACCCCtgatttattcattattataagTGGAAGAGGAGCAAGACATTCTTAATTTGCCCATAATATTACCAAGAGCTGGACGGGCGTGGAACTTGTGAATCCCTATGGCATCTCACAGCAGCCCTTTTGGCATTGGCCCAAATCTGCAGATTCCCAGTCCAGGCCAGGCAGGTCCgcatagtaaataagcccttcGTTGTTTCCCATGAATGCCATCGATAAGCAGACAATGTTGTGTCCATGTTAGCACAATGCCCTAATACTGTctctaaattaaaggggaactatcgcaaaaattataattaaatataagcttAATATAAGAAgttttaaaataatcaagtttattttcacaattcattctgtcttcatgcagcatttgggtgtcagatattcattgacaattagatccaatatatcttataggggggctttctttcctagcagatgtattagaattcactctattaaaatcaccagacatcatgtctctctacatgcagaatttgtgcaaaaggcagttattttgttagattgtgtttgtattggaatcagttattgagtgagctctaatacatctgctaggaaaggagcccccctataagatatattggatctaactgtcaatgaatatctgacacccaactgctgcatgaagacagaatgaagagaaacagatgctgtgagaggaatagtgaagataaacttgattatttcagaaacaatgcagaatatttaattgattgtatttagaagttgtattatttcagtatgctggagcttatattaaattgccATTTTCGTGACAGCTTTTACCTTCTTTTGTAACACACTGAAGGTTATGAGCTAACAAGTAACTGTCCCTGTATGGCAACTCAAATCATTAGTTACTGGTCTAACTTAAATTAGTATAATGATTGATTGGATTCTATGGGTTAGAGGACACAAAAACGTTTCCCCATATTTGCCAAGTGTTGGCATTTAATAAAGAGAGAGCACAATGTGGAGGCCTGACTCACTTTATCAGGGTGTTCTCTCCTGAAAGCAGTTCTGTAGTTGGTGCAATACAAGGTTCCCAAAATATAGTGGGGTCCATCATTATAGTGAACACACTTCTTCACTCGTATAGCTTCTTCCTGAATGGTTTCTCCTGAGAGGGAAGAACTGGTTACCATCAGTAGGCCAACCTATGTGTTATGTTttagtagccgaggatgagtagagtataacagtgctttattagcaggctcatgcagccaatacacaacagtaagcaactctaacaccacaagctgtatagaaagtatgcacagtataagtctcgagcacacaggccatttgtataaacaccacactatgCTTCTATACAAGCCTCCGCAACACACAGTCATGAACTTGTCGCATTATGTGAAAGTGGCCTTTTACGGTGATCATCAACCTATGGCCCTACAGTGGCTGCTGAACTACAGAGATTTAACTATGCCCAAAGCAATTCCTGTGTAGGAGCTGGTACATTGCTTGCAATACTTACATTCTTtaatgataagtaaaccttaaaaaagttTTATGTAAAATGGTTCTGGTCAGTTCGTGTAACTGTACAGTCAGAGagatataccttcagaaggaaaatagagaagtgttctgatgttgctctgttcaggaaagagatcagaaaccTCAGATGCACTTTCACATCTCTttcctaagcagagcaacataagaacacttctctgttttccttccgAATCTATCTGACTGTAgagttacaggaactgaccaacaggtggtgctgttgtcaCAAAATGTTTTATACTGGCTGTTAATAAAAACTtagctctgaaactgaaaaaaacattataattaggggtttatttatcaaagtctgaatgctaaaaactcaaaaaattcaagtttttttttactataaatttaagttttttagtggaaaacaaacctcagatttttctgaatttattaaacccagagggtgttaaaagtccgaattaaaaactactccaactcagacctgccgagttaatgtagaagtcagtgggagaagtcctgaagatatgtTGATCTGTGctaggtttcatgcaataatttgAAGATTCTGtggttttagggcaaaaaaacgaaaaaaatctga
This Xenopus laevis strain J_2021 chromosome 8S, Xenopus_laevis_v10.1, whole genome shotgun sequence DNA region includes the following protein-coding sequences:
- the mtmr11.S gene encoding myotubularin-related protein 11 isoform X1, with protein sequence MLPRSVTSFTLKQDPQDSPLKSSKSQRISKYNAGGAALRCLPGETIQEEAIRVKKCVHYNDGPHYILGTLYCTNYRTAFRREHPDKDPPAEVLFDNDNDMALPSVDRIVAVAGQTKMKVVTAQSNLKFIPEELLIYYKGFRLMRFLFSNDGLQTQAYKIIKAILQYQQKSCLTMKKRNSTVLQNPDNKQDGSSMDFTTKFFESYSDWENEIDRLGASAWRVSPVNERYDTSTSLSKYIVVPCKLLDIDLKKTFAHFNQRRVPRWSWHHRGGSDLLRSAGFETNTDPDKENMRSIRSLLFANHSQCLIVDTNEELPSVSDIQLSYGKLRSLCLNDPSITVSDEKWLSNLEGTRWLDHVRLCLKKSSDVSGFLSEGKRSVVLQESEDRDLNCLLASLVQLMSDPFVRTISGFQSLVQKEWLSAGHPFLQRINPFKETDKDESPVFQLFLDCVWQLIQQFPNAFEFTESYLLALHDSAFHPFCSSFMYNCQWERIRGCQQRQFYSQTYTPVNGWRDVVQDRILYNGDYKGVEEGKPTPVTVWRWDLFYDHLHRQQFRNPFYQNKKQTVQNGNGITDKTSMLDAPNQLQMYRLCRGSLVLQSPLLSLKNGAVAKKGARRSQSVENLLDEERQFRGHISTQHYTSDLLQPLWVGPWVRLWKRCYLRCATEMQLDLPPPSAAALAKELKSLLEKLKNFHIPNSQEPSASLTIQTGGNGFSPSSYG
- the mtmr11.S gene encoding myotubularin-related protein 11 isoform X2 gives rise to the protein MLPRSVTSFTLKQDPQDSPLKSSKSQRISKYNAGGAALRCLPGETIQEEAIRVKKCVHYNDGPHYILGTLYCTNYRTAFRREHPDKDPPAEVLFDNDNDMALPSVDRIVAVAGQTKMKVVTAQSNLKFIPEELLIYYKGFRLMRFLFSNDGLQTQAYKIIKAILQYQQKSCLTMKKRNSTVLQNPDNKQDGSSMDFTTKFFESYSDWENEIDRLGASAWRVSPVNERYDTSTSLSKYIVVPCKLLDIDLKKTFAHFNQRRVPRWSWHHRGGSDLLRSAGFETNTDPDKENMRSIRSLLFANHSQCLIVDTNEELPSVSDIQLSYGKLRSLCLNDPSITVSDEKWLSNLEGTRWLDHVRLCLKKSSDVSGFLSEGKRSVVLQESEDRDLNCLLASLVQLMSDPFVRTISGFQSLVQKEWLSAGHPFLQRINPFKETDKDESPVFQLFLDCVWQLIQQFPNAFEFTESYLLALHDSAFHPFCSSFMYNCQWERIRGCQRQFYSQTYTPVNGWRDVVQDRILYNGDYKGVEEGKPTPVTVWRWDLFYDHLHRQQFRNPFYQNKKQTVQNGNGITDKTSMLDAPNQLQMYRLCRGSLVLQSPLLSLKNGAVAKKGARRSQSVENLLDEERQFRGHISTQHYTSDLLQPLWVGPWVRLWKRCYLRCATEMQLDLPPPSAAALAKELKSLLEKLKNFHIPNSQEPSASLTIQTGGNGFSPSSYG